The following coding sequences are from one Salvia hispanica cultivar TCC Black 2014 chromosome 3, UniMelb_Shisp_WGS_1.0, whole genome shotgun sequence window:
- the LOC125211615 gene encoding elongation of fatty acids protein 3-like, translating to MSTLYATAHYWLVEHPSISQYEWIPNQSPGSTPLFLFATVATYLSLTLLLSLRPLPSPPPFLRLITAFHSLLLCLLSLLMAVACTLSALHQSPTPTWPICFPANHTPPRGPTFFWAHVFYLSKIAELLDTLLILLSGARGRRRLTLLHVYHHAAVVAVCRAWVSERQSLFPVALVTNAAVHVLMYAYYLLCAIGIRPRWKRVVTDLQILQFVFSFAVSGWMLRIHFGGGPGCEGIRVWCVNAVFNASLLALFADFHVNNYAKRKRLAEDGDNKKIS from the coding sequence ATGTCCACTCTGTACGCCACCGCCCACTACTGGCTGGTGGAGCACCCCAGCATCAGCCAATACGAATGGATCCCCAACCAATCCCCTGGCTCCACCCCTCTCTTCCTCTTCGCCACCGTGGCCACCTACCTCAGCCTCACCCTCCTCCTCTCCCTCCGCCCCCTCCCGTCCCCACCCCCCTTCCTCCGCCTCATCACCGCCTTCCACAGCCTCCTCCTCTGCCTCCTCTCCCTCCTCATGGCCGTCGCCTGCACCCTCTCCGCCCTCCACCAGTCCCCCACCCCGACCTGGCCCATCTGCTTCCCAGCCAACCACACCCCGCCGCGTGGCCCCACCTTCTTCTGGGCCCACGTCTTCTACCTCTCCAAAATCGCCGAGCTCCTCGACACGCTCCTCATCCTCCTCAGCGGCGCCCGCGGGAGGAGGCGCCTCACGCTCCTCCACGTGTACCACCACGCGGCCGTCGTGGCGGTGTGCCGCGCCTGGGTGTCGGAGCGCCAGTCGCTCTTCCCCGTCGCGCTCGTGACCAACGCGGCGGTGCACGTGCTCATGTACGCCTACTACCTGCTCTGCGCGATTGGGATAAGGCCGCGGTGGAAGCGCGTGGTCACCGACCTCCAGATCCTGCAGTTCGTCTTCAGCTTCGCGGTGTCGGGCTGGATGCTCCGGATCCACTTCGGGGGCGGGCCGGGTTGCGAGGGGATCCGGGTGTGGTGCGTTAATGCGGTGTTTAATGCGTCGCTATTGGCGTTGTTTGCGGACTTTCATGTCAACAATTATGCCAAGAGAAAGAGATTAGCTGAGGATGGGGATAATAAGAAGATATCgtga